A stretch of the Capsicum annuum cultivar UCD-10X-F1 chromosome 8, UCD10Xv1.1, whole genome shotgun sequence genome encodes the following:
- the LOC107838752 gene encoding protein ACCUMULATION AND REPLICATION OF CHLOROPLASTS 3, chloroplastic isoform X5 — MDLLLPIPAKLSTFSRAGACTISPSISFKIFTRFRVNRRVNYSMKHVRLESNLNFNSRNSSSSNNNCEVNCEDDDNVEGVKNVWEDNDFVEVFGIGSRKDALLDFCLASPSLSTALRFWNILVKDSEKVLLQEKVSAEDVSSRIVEVPSAINSCSKAVILVASAAYGTDHVPALDIIRKLKSRNGLAIGIILKPFSFEGRRRYDEVTDLIDKLQKHATVCIDEALKTSYNAVLMAVNAISILMSEDHIKLLDATDCGTKELSGPELIKILESYKEAKTGFGAGYNVETSILRAVYDCPFLGLGVKGSNGVVICIIASSGVSSSDVRSILRTFRQTTGCNGDIVISIVQEPNMEPNLVVTTVVTCGYATQESSEKSSLLSRLAQHIPFIFNILKKPDPPLQIAKESEIDESPETSDMAEFVSVDNAPEDIPVYSGELQALFPTSGEETSFLRDYNNVSDERKIELSNSDVATEDFAAPLVFRREMLTRWNLGPGKDTSEAVATEGTETLEAKNMVDNISTYKLPVGVKHKEQLQTTPGSSNSRNSARKSEESKGAKTRDISSLSQDAVDEEYNEIIADVYNINLSLAERNYASVPKRKGVLSTRAASMLEAERDSKKKWIPVVEMNYRGGIYRGRIEGGLPEGKGCLSLEDGSKYDGMWRYGKKSGLGTLYFNNGDTYRGSWRDDLMHGKGWFYFHTGDRWFVNFWKGKANGEGRFYSKLGDVFFGHFKDGWRHGHFLCINIDGTRSIEVWDEGLLQIRENLDSDTETG; from the exons ATGGACCTTCTCCTTCCAATTCCGGCGAAACTCTCTACATTCTCACGCGCCGGAGCGTGCACTATTTCTCCATCAATTTCCTTTAAAATTTTCACGCGCTTCCGTGTGAATCGGCGCGTGAATTACAGTATGAAGCATGTGCGATTGGAATCGAACTTGAATTTCAACAGCAGAAACAGTAGTAGCAGTAATAATAATTGTGAAGTGAATTGCGAAGACGATGATAATGTGGAAGGTGTGAAGAATGTGTGGGAAGATAATGACTTTGTTGAAGTATTCGGAATTGGAAGTAGAAAAGATGCGTTGCTTGATTTTTGCTTGGCTTCGCCTTCACTTTCTACCGCTTTGCGATTTTG GAATATCCTCGTGAAAGACTCAGAGAAGGTGCTATTACAAGAGAAAGTGTCTGCAGAAG ATGTTTCTTCAAGAATTGTGGAAGTTCCATCAGCAATAAATTCATGTTCCAAAGCAGTTATACTT GTGGCTAGTGCAGCTTATGGCACCGATCATGTCCCAGCTCTTGATATTATAAGGAAATTAAAGTCCAGAAATGGACTAGCCATCGGCATCATCCTGAAACCTTTCAGCTTTGAAGGACGAAGGCGCTATGATGAG GTCACGGATTTGATTGACAAACTTCAAAAGCATGCAACTGTTTGTATAG ATGAAGCTTTGAAGACTTCATATAATGCTGTTCTGATGGCTGTTAATGCCATTTCAATTCTTATGTCT GAGGACCACATAAAGCTTCTAGATGCGACTGATTGTGGTACTAAAGAACTGAGTGGTCCAGAGCTAATAAAA attCTTGAAAGCTACAAAGAGGCAAAGACTGGATTTGGAGCTGGATACAATGTCGAAACTTCAATTCTGCGAGCTGTATATGACTGCCCATTCCTTGGTTTGGGAGTAAAG GGGTCAAATGGTGTTGTTATATGCATTATTGCAAGTTCAGGTGTAAGTTCCAGTGATGTGCGTAGCATCTTGCGCACGTTTCGCCAAACTACTGGATGTAATGGAGACATTGTGATATCCATTGTCCAGGAACCCAATATGGAGCCAAATTTAGTAGTTACTACTGTAGTTACATGTGG GTACGCTACACAGGAATCATCTGAAAAAAGTAGCTTATTGTCTAGACTAGCGCAACATATTCCTTTCATATTTAATATCCTTAAGAAGCCAGATCCACCACTTCAAATTGCCAAAGAAAGTGAAATTGATGAGAGTCCAGAAACTTCTGATATGGCAGAATTTGTTTCTGTGGATAATGCACCTGAGGACATACCTGTCTATTCTGGGGAACTGCAGGCATTATTTCCTACCAGTGGTGAAGAAACATCCTTTTTGAG AGATTATAATAATGTCTCTGATGAAAGGAAGATTGAACTGTCAAATTCTGACGTTGCTACTGAAG ATTTTGCAGCACCTCTTGTTTTCAGAAGAGAGATGCTCACAAGATGGAATCTGGGGCCAGGAAAAGACACTTCAGAAGCCGTAGCTACAGAAGGGACTGAGACCTTGGAAGCCAAAAATATGGTTGACAATATCAGCACCTACAAACTTCCAGTTGGTGTAAAGCATAAAGAACAGTTGCAAACTACTCCGGGTtcctcaaactcaagaaattcagCGAGGAAATCTGAAGAAAGTAAAGGTGCAAAGACTAGAGATATATCAAGTCTATCTCAGGATGCAGTGGATGAAGAATACAACGAAATTATTGCAGATGTTTACAACATTAACCTTTCCTTAGCTGAAAGAAACTATGCCAGTGTACCAAAAAGGAAAGGAGTTCTCTCTACTCGGGCAGCCTCTATGCTG GAAGCTGAACGGGATTCAAAAAAGAAGTGGATTCCTGTAGTTGAGATGAATTACAGGGGAGGTATATACAGAGGTCGCATTGAAGGAGGACTTCCAGAAGGAAAG GGCTGCCTGTCTCTTGAAGATGGAAGCAAATACGATGGTATGTGGCGCTACGGGAAGAAGTCAGGGTTGGGTACATTGTACTTCAATAATGGTGATACTTATCGGGGTTCATGGAGAGATGATCTTATGCATGGAAAG GGATGGTTTTACTTCCATACTGGGGATCGATGGTTTGTGAACTTTTGGAAGGGAAAGGCTAATGGAGAAGGCCGTTTCTATTCAAAACTTGGTGATGTTTTCTTTGGCCACTTTAAAGATGGATGGCGCCATGGTCATTTTCTTTGTATCAACATTGATGGGACGAG
- the LOC107838752 gene encoding protein ACCUMULATION AND REPLICATION OF CHLOROPLASTS 3, chloroplastic isoform X3, whose amino-acid sequence MDLLLPIPAKLSTFSRAGACTISPSISFKIFTRFRVNRRVNYSMKHVRLESNLNFNSRNSSSSNNNCEVNCEDDDNVEGVKNVWEDNDFVEVFGIGSRKDALLDFCLASPSLSTALRFWNILVKDSEKVLLQEKVSAEDVSSRIVEVPSAINSCSKAVILVASAAYGTDHVPALDIIRKLKSRNGLAIGIILKPFSFEGRRRYDEVTDLIDKLQKHATVCIVIDTDALLKKDLLTLDEALKTSYNAVLMAVNAISILMSEDHIKLLDATDCGTKELSGPELIKILESYKEAKTGFGAGYNVETSILRAVYDCPFLGLGVKGSNGVVICIIASSGVSSSDVRSILRTFRQTTGCNGDIVISIVQEPNMEPNLVVTTVVTCGYATQESSEKSSLLSRLAQHIPFIFNILKKPDPPLQIAKESEIDESPETSDMAEFVSVDNAPEDIPVYSGELQALFPTSGEETSFLRDYNNVSDERKIELSNSDVATEDFAAPLVFRREMLTRWNLGPGKDTSEAVATEGTETLEAKNMVDNISTYKLPVGVKHKEQLQTTPGSSNSRNSARKSEESKGAKTRDISSLSQDAVDEEYNEIIADVYNINLSLAERNYASVPKRKGVLSTRAASMLEAERDSKKKWIPVVEMNYRGGIYRGRIEGGLPEGKGCLSLEDGSKYDGMWRYGKKSGLGTLYFNNGDTYRGSWRDDLMHGKGWFYFHTGDRWFVNFWKGKANGEGRFYSKLGDVFFGHFKDGWRHGHFLCINIDGTSAMLRHSILMCNGCGFWRS is encoded by the exons ATGGACCTTCTCCTTCCAATTCCGGCGAAACTCTCTACATTCTCACGCGCCGGAGCGTGCACTATTTCTCCATCAATTTCCTTTAAAATTTTCACGCGCTTCCGTGTGAATCGGCGCGTGAATTACAGTATGAAGCATGTGCGATTGGAATCGAACTTGAATTTCAACAGCAGAAACAGTAGTAGCAGTAATAATAATTGTGAAGTGAATTGCGAAGACGATGATAATGTGGAAGGTGTGAAGAATGTGTGGGAAGATAATGACTTTGTTGAAGTATTCGGAATTGGAAGTAGAAAAGATGCGTTGCTTGATTTTTGCTTGGCTTCGCCTTCACTTTCTACCGCTTTGCGATTTTG GAATATCCTCGTGAAAGACTCAGAGAAGGTGCTATTACAAGAGAAAGTGTCTGCAGAAG ATGTTTCTTCAAGAATTGTGGAAGTTCCATCAGCAATAAATTCATGTTCCAAAGCAGTTATACTT GTGGCTAGTGCAGCTTATGGCACCGATCATGTCCCAGCTCTTGATATTATAAGGAAATTAAAGTCCAGAAATGGACTAGCCATCGGCATCATCCTGAAACCTTTCAGCTTTGAAGGACGAAGGCGCTATGATGAG GTCACGGATTTGATTGACAAACTTCAAAAGCATGCAACTGTTTGTATAG TTATTGACACTGATGCTCTCCTAAAAAAAGATCTTTTAACTCTAGATGAAGCTTTGAAGACTTCATATAATGCTGTTCTGATGGCTGTTAATGCCATTTCAATTCTTATGTCT GAGGACCACATAAAGCTTCTAGATGCGACTGATTGTGGTACTAAAGAACTGAGTGGTCCAGAGCTAATAAAA attCTTGAAAGCTACAAAGAGGCAAAGACTGGATTTGGAGCTGGATACAATGTCGAAACTTCAATTCTGCGAGCTGTATATGACTGCCCATTCCTTGGTTTGGGAGTAAAG GGGTCAAATGGTGTTGTTATATGCATTATTGCAAGTTCAGGTGTAAGTTCCAGTGATGTGCGTAGCATCTTGCGCACGTTTCGCCAAACTACTGGATGTAATGGAGACATTGTGATATCCATTGTCCAGGAACCCAATATGGAGCCAAATTTAGTAGTTACTACTGTAGTTACATGTGG GTACGCTACACAGGAATCATCTGAAAAAAGTAGCTTATTGTCTAGACTAGCGCAACATATTCCTTTCATATTTAATATCCTTAAGAAGCCAGATCCACCACTTCAAATTGCCAAAGAAAGTGAAATTGATGAGAGTCCAGAAACTTCTGATATGGCAGAATTTGTTTCTGTGGATAATGCACCTGAGGACATACCTGTCTATTCTGGGGAACTGCAGGCATTATTTCCTACCAGTGGTGAAGAAACATCCTTTTTGAG AGATTATAATAATGTCTCTGATGAAAGGAAGATTGAACTGTCAAATTCTGACGTTGCTACTGAAG ATTTTGCAGCACCTCTTGTTTTCAGAAGAGAGATGCTCACAAGATGGAATCTGGGGCCAGGAAAAGACACTTCAGAAGCCGTAGCTACAGAAGGGACTGAGACCTTGGAAGCCAAAAATATGGTTGACAATATCAGCACCTACAAACTTCCAGTTGGTGTAAAGCATAAAGAACAGTTGCAAACTACTCCGGGTtcctcaaactcaagaaattcagCGAGGAAATCTGAAGAAAGTAAAGGTGCAAAGACTAGAGATATATCAAGTCTATCTCAGGATGCAGTGGATGAAGAATACAACGAAATTATTGCAGATGTTTACAACATTAACCTTTCCTTAGCTGAAAGAAACTATGCCAGTGTACCAAAAAGGAAAGGAGTTCTCTCTACTCGGGCAGCCTCTATGCTG GAAGCTGAACGGGATTCAAAAAAGAAGTGGATTCCTGTAGTTGAGATGAATTACAGGGGAGGTATATACAGAGGTCGCATTGAAGGAGGACTTCCAGAAGGAAAG GGCTGCCTGTCTCTTGAAGATGGAAGCAAATACGATGGTATGTGGCGCTACGGGAAGAAGTCAGGGTTGGGTACATTGTACTTCAATAATGGTGATACTTATCGGGGTTCATGGAGAGATGATCTTATGCATGGAAAG GGATGGTTTTACTTCCATACTGGGGATCGATGGTTTGTGAACTTTTGGAAGGGAAAGGCTAATGGAGAAGGCCGTTTCTATTCAAAACTTGGTGATGTTTTCTTTGGCCACTTTAAAGATGGATGGCGCCATGGTCATTTTCTTTGTATCAACATTGATGGGACGAG
- the LOC107838752 gene encoding protein ACCUMULATION AND REPLICATION OF CHLOROPLASTS 3, chloroplastic isoform X1 has translation MDLLLPIPAKLSTFSRAGACTISPSISFKIFTRFRVNRRVNYSMKHVRLESNLNFNSRNSSSSNNNCEVNCEDDDNVEGVKNVWEDNDFVEVFGIGSRKDALLDFCLASPSLSTALRFWNILVKDSEKVLLQEKVSAEDVSSRIVEVPSAINSCSKAVILVASAAYGTDHVPALDIIRKLKSRNGLAIGIILKPFSFEGRRRYDEVTDLIDKLQKHATVCIVIDTDALLKKDLLTLDEALKTSYNAVLMAVNAISILMSEDHIKLLDATDCGTKELSGPELIKILESYKEAKTGFGAGYNVETSILRAVYDCPFLGLGVKGSNGVVICIIASSGVSSSDVRSILRTFRQTTGCNGDIVISIVQEPNMEPNLVVTTVVTCGYATQESSEKSSLLSRLAQHIPFIFNILKKPDPPLQIAKESEIDESPETSDMAEFVSVDNAPEDIPVYSGELQALFPTSGEETSFLRDYNNVSDERKIELSNSDVATEDFAAPLVFRREMLTRWNLGPGKDTSEAVATEGTETLEAKNMVDNISTYKLPVGVKHKEQLQTTPGSSNSRNSARKSEESKGAKTRDISSLSQDAVDEEYNEIIADVYNINLSLAERNYASVPKRKGVLSTRAASMLEAERDSKKKWIPVVEMNYRGGIYRGRIEGGLPEGKGCLSLEDGSKYDGMWRYGKKSGLGTLYFNNGDTYRGSWRDDLMHGKGWFYFHTGDRWFVNFWKGKANGEGRFYSKLGDVFFGHFKDGWRHGHFLCINIDGTRSIEVWDEGLLQIRENLDSDTETG, from the exons ATGGACCTTCTCCTTCCAATTCCGGCGAAACTCTCTACATTCTCACGCGCCGGAGCGTGCACTATTTCTCCATCAATTTCCTTTAAAATTTTCACGCGCTTCCGTGTGAATCGGCGCGTGAATTACAGTATGAAGCATGTGCGATTGGAATCGAACTTGAATTTCAACAGCAGAAACAGTAGTAGCAGTAATAATAATTGTGAAGTGAATTGCGAAGACGATGATAATGTGGAAGGTGTGAAGAATGTGTGGGAAGATAATGACTTTGTTGAAGTATTCGGAATTGGAAGTAGAAAAGATGCGTTGCTTGATTTTTGCTTGGCTTCGCCTTCACTTTCTACCGCTTTGCGATTTTG GAATATCCTCGTGAAAGACTCAGAGAAGGTGCTATTACAAGAGAAAGTGTCTGCAGAAG ATGTTTCTTCAAGAATTGTGGAAGTTCCATCAGCAATAAATTCATGTTCCAAAGCAGTTATACTT GTGGCTAGTGCAGCTTATGGCACCGATCATGTCCCAGCTCTTGATATTATAAGGAAATTAAAGTCCAGAAATGGACTAGCCATCGGCATCATCCTGAAACCTTTCAGCTTTGAAGGACGAAGGCGCTATGATGAG GTCACGGATTTGATTGACAAACTTCAAAAGCATGCAACTGTTTGTATAG TTATTGACACTGATGCTCTCCTAAAAAAAGATCTTTTAACTCTAGATGAAGCTTTGAAGACTTCATATAATGCTGTTCTGATGGCTGTTAATGCCATTTCAATTCTTATGTCT GAGGACCACATAAAGCTTCTAGATGCGACTGATTGTGGTACTAAAGAACTGAGTGGTCCAGAGCTAATAAAA attCTTGAAAGCTACAAAGAGGCAAAGACTGGATTTGGAGCTGGATACAATGTCGAAACTTCAATTCTGCGAGCTGTATATGACTGCCCATTCCTTGGTTTGGGAGTAAAG GGGTCAAATGGTGTTGTTATATGCATTATTGCAAGTTCAGGTGTAAGTTCCAGTGATGTGCGTAGCATCTTGCGCACGTTTCGCCAAACTACTGGATGTAATGGAGACATTGTGATATCCATTGTCCAGGAACCCAATATGGAGCCAAATTTAGTAGTTACTACTGTAGTTACATGTGG GTACGCTACACAGGAATCATCTGAAAAAAGTAGCTTATTGTCTAGACTAGCGCAACATATTCCTTTCATATTTAATATCCTTAAGAAGCCAGATCCACCACTTCAAATTGCCAAAGAAAGTGAAATTGATGAGAGTCCAGAAACTTCTGATATGGCAGAATTTGTTTCTGTGGATAATGCACCTGAGGACATACCTGTCTATTCTGGGGAACTGCAGGCATTATTTCCTACCAGTGGTGAAGAAACATCCTTTTTGAG AGATTATAATAATGTCTCTGATGAAAGGAAGATTGAACTGTCAAATTCTGACGTTGCTACTGAAG ATTTTGCAGCACCTCTTGTTTTCAGAAGAGAGATGCTCACAAGATGGAATCTGGGGCCAGGAAAAGACACTTCAGAAGCCGTAGCTACAGAAGGGACTGAGACCTTGGAAGCCAAAAATATGGTTGACAATATCAGCACCTACAAACTTCCAGTTGGTGTAAAGCATAAAGAACAGTTGCAAACTACTCCGGGTtcctcaaactcaagaaattcagCGAGGAAATCTGAAGAAAGTAAAGGTGCAAAGACTAGAGATATATCAAGTCTATCTCAGGATGCAGTGGATGAAGAATACAACGAAATTATTGCAGATGTTTACAACATTAACCTTTCCTTAGCTGAAAGAAACTATGCCAGTGTACCAAAAAGGAAAGGAGTTCTCTCTACTCGGGCAGCCTCTATGCTG GAAGCTGAACGGGATTCAAAAAAGAAGTGGATTCCTGTAGTTGAGATGAATTACAGGGGAGGTATATACAGAGGTCGCATTGAAGGAGGACTTCCAGAAGGAAAG GGCTGCCTGTCTCTTGAAGATGGAAGCAAATACGATGGTATGTGGCGCTACGGGAAGAAGTCAGGGTTGGGTACATTGTACTTCAATAATGGTGATACTTATCGGGGTTCATGGAGAGATGATCTTATGCATGGAAAG GGATGGTTTTACTTCCATACTGGGGATCGATGGTTTGTGAACTTTTGGAAGGGAAAGGCTAATGGAGAAGGCCGTTTCTATTCAAAACTTGGTGATGTTTTCTTTGGCCACTTTAAAGATGGATGGCGCCATGGTCATTTTCTTTGTATCAACATTGATGGGACGAG
- the LOC107838752 gene encoding protein ACCUMULATION AND REPLICATION OF CHLOROPLASTS 3, chloroplastic isoform X4: protein MDLLLPIPAKLSTFSRAGACTISPSISFKIFTRFRVNRRVNYSMKHVRLESNLNFNSRNSSSSNNNCEVNCEDDDNVEGVKNVWEDNDFVEVFGIGSRKDALLDFCLASPSLSTALRFWNILVKDSEKVLLQEKVSAEDVSSRIVEVPSAINSCSKAVILVASAAYGTDHVPALDIIRKLKSRNGLAIGIILKPFSFEGRRRYDEVTDLIDKLQKHATVCIVIDTDALLKKDLLTLDEALKTSYNAVLMAVNAISILMSEDHIKLLDATDCGTKELSGPELIKILESYKEAKTGFGAGYNVETSILRAVYDCPFLGLGVKGSNGVVICIIASSGVSSSDVRSILRTFRQTTGCNGDIVISIVQEPNMEPNLVVTTVVTCGYATQESSEKSSLLSRLAQHIPFIFNILKKPDPPLQIAKESEIDESPETSDMAEFVSVDNAPEDIPVYSGELQALFPTSGEETSFLRDYNNVSDERKIELSNSDVATEAPLVFRREMLTRWNLGPGKDTSEAVATEGTETLEAKNMVDNISTYKLPVGVKHKEQLQTTPGSSNSRNSARKSEESKGAKTRDISSLSQDAVDEEYNEIIADVYNINLSLAERNYASVPKRKGVLSTRAASMLEAERDSKKKWIPVVEMNYRGGIYRGRIEGGLPEGKGCLSLEDGSKYDGMWRYGKKSGLGTLYFNNGDTYRGSWRDDLMHGKGWFYFHTGDRWFVNFWKGKANGEGRFYSKLGDVFFGHFKDGWRHGHFLCINIDGTSAMLRHSILMCNGCGFWRS from the exons ATGGACCTTCTCCTTCCAATTCCGGCGAAACTCTCTACATTCTCACGCGCCGGAGCGTGCACTATTTCTCCATCAATTTCCTTTAAAATTTTCACGCGCTTCCGTGTGAATCGGCGCGTGAATTACAGTATGAAGCATGTGCGATTGGAATCGAACTTGAATTTCAACAGCAGAAACAGTAGTAGCAGTAATAATAATTGTGAAGTGAATTGCGAAGACGATGATAATGTGGAAGGTGTGAAGAATGTGTGGGAAGATAATGACTTTGTTGAAGTATTCGGAATTGGAAGTAGAAAAGATGCGTTGCTTGATTTTTGCTTGGCTTCGCCTTCACTTTCTACCGCTTTGCGATTTTG GAATATCCTCGTGAAAGACTCAGAGAAGGTGCTATTACAAGAGAAAGTGTCTGCAGAAG ATGTTTCTTCAAGAATTGTGGAAGTTCCATCAGCAATAAATTCATGTTCCAAAGCAGTTATACTT GTGGCTAGTGCAGCTTATGGCACCGATCATGTCCCAGCTCTTGATATTATAAGGAAATTAAAGTCCAGAAATGGACTAGCCATCGGCATCATCCTGAAACCTTTCAGCTTTGAAGGACGAAGGCGCTATGATGAG GTCACGGATTTGATTGACAAACTTCAAAAGCATGCAACTGTTTGTATAG TTATTGACACTGATGCTCTCCTAAAAAAAGATCTTTTAACTCTAGATGAAGCTTTGAAGACTTCATATAATGCTGTTCTGATGGCTGTTAATGCCATTTCAATTCTTATGTCT GAGGACCACATAAAGCTTCTAGATGCGACTGATTGTGGTACTAAAGAACTGAGTGGTCCAGAGCTAATAAAA attCTTGAAAGCTACAAAGAGGCAAAGACTGGATTTGGAGCTGGATACAATGTCGAAACTTCAATTCTGCGAGCTGTATATGACTGCCCATTCCTTGGTTTGGGAGTAAAG GGGTCAAATGGTGTTGTTATATGCATTATTGCAAGTTCAGGTGTAAGTTCCAGTGATGTGCGTAGCATCTTGCGCACGTTTCGCCAAACTACTGGATGTAATGGAGACATTGTGATATCCATTGTCCAGGAACCCAATATGGAGCCAAATTTAGTAGTTACTACTGTAGTTACATGTGG GTACGCTACACAGGAATCATCTGAAAAAAGTAGCTTATTGTCTAGACTAGCGCAACATATTCCTTTCATATTTAATATCCTTAAGAAGCCAGATCCACCACTTCAAATTGCCAAAGAAAGTGAAATTGATGAGAGTCCAGAAACTTCTGATATGGCAGAATTTGTTTCTGTGGATAATGCACCTGAGGACATACCTGTCTATTCTGGGGAACTGCAGGCATTATTTCCTACCAGTGGTGAAGAAACATCCTTTTTGAG AGATTATAATAATGTCTCTGATGAAAGGAAGATTGAACTGTCAAATTCTGACGTTGCTACTGAAG CACCTCTTGTTTTCAGAAGAGAGATGCTCACAAGATGGAATCTGGGGCCAGGAAAAGACACTTCAGAAGCCGTAGCTACAGAAGGGACTGAGACCTTGGAAGCCAAAAATATGGTTGACAATATCAGCACCTACAAACTTCCAGTTGGTGTAAAGCATAAAGAACAGTTGCAAACTACTCCGGGTtcctcaaactcaagaaattcagCGAGGAAATCTGAAGAAAGTAAAGGTGCAAAGACTAGAGATATATCAAGTCTATCTCAGGATGCAGTGGATGAAGAATACAACGAAATTATTGCAGATGTTTACAACATTAACCTTTCCTTAGCTGAAAGAAACTATGCCAGTGTACCAAAAAGGAAAGGAGTTCTCTCTACTCGGGCAGCCTCTATGCTG GAAGCTGAACGGGATTCAAAAAAGAAGTGGATTCCTGTAGTTGAGATGAATTACAGGGGAGGTATATACAGAGGTCGCATTGAAGGAGGACTTCCAGAAGGAAAG GGCTGCCTGTCTCTTGAAGATGGAAGCAAATACGATGGTATGTGGCGCTACGGGAAGAAGTCAGGGTTGGGTACATTGTACTTCAATAATGGTGATACTTATCGGGGTTCATGGAGAGATGATCTTATGCATGGAAAG GGATGGTTTTACTTCCATACTGGGGATCGATGGTTTGTGAACTTTTGGAAGGGAAAGGCTAATGGAGAAGGCCGTTTCTATTCAAAACTTGGTGATGTTTTCTTTGGCCACTTTAAAGATGGATGGCGCCATGGTCATTTTCTTTGTATCAACATTGATGGGACGAG